In Methanofollis aquaemaris, the genomic window CCGCCTCGCGCCGCTTCAATGTCCGGAGGTCGGGGTCGCCGTCGCGGTACAGCGCGAAGAGCGAATACAGAAAGTCGGCCGTCAGGTCGATCACCTCGCGCCTGAACCGCACCTCGACCGTCGTGTCCCCGGCAAACCCCTTGATGGAGAAACAGTCGGGCTTCTCGAAGGTGTAGAAGCCCTCGCCGACGCCCGGCATCGCCGTCACCGTCCCAAAATCTTTGAGGTACGAGAAGAACTCCGCGGTCAGGGGAGCGCTGAGGACAAACTCCTTCATCTGGGTGCCGTCGGCACAGGACTTATGCCGAATCGACCTGACGATCCGCATGGCGTGCCACCTCCCTGATCGCGCGGGCCGCGGTTCTGCATTCCTCGTCGGTCGTGAACCAGGAGAGGCTGAGCCGCACACAGCCTTTCCCGTCGTCGATGGCCCGGTGCACCAGAGGGGCGCAGTGGAGCCCGGGCCTCCCGACCACCCCGTAGGCGCGGGCCAGGACGAACCCGAGATCGTCGTCGTCCATTTCCCGGATGGAGAAGGAGACGATCGGGAGCGCGGGGCGCTCGGTGTAGACGAGGATGTTTGGCTCTTCCTTGAGTTCCCGGATGATCAGTGCCGTCTGGCGTTCGGCCTTCTCCGCGATCGCGTCCGTGCCGACCGAGCGGACGAACTCCACGCCGGCCGCGAGCGCCGCCAGGCCGGGGTGGTTGGGTGTCCCGGCCTCGAACCGCTCCGGCATCTCCCGCGGCTGGAGGAGGGAGAACGAATCGGTCCCGGTGCCCCCGACCCGCACCGGTGCCACGGCTTCGGGGTCGCGGATATAGAACCCGCCGGTCCCGGAGATCCCGAAGAGACCCTTGTGCCCGGTGAAGACGTAGGCGTCGACCGGGAGCGCCCCCAGGTCCACCGGAATATGCCCGGCGGTCT contains:
- a CDS encoding aminotransferase class V-fold PLP-dependent enzyme → MRDDQPIIYLNNAATTWPKPPEVIAAVTTALAAPVFGSGRTAGTQGEDYPTLAREALACLFHAGPPEHYIFTLNATDSLNLLIHGFLAAHPGPCHVLTTALDHNSVLRPLHELEHEGRISLTVLPFEEDGFVSPAAVRAVIRPETGLMVMAHGSNVLGTVQDVGAIGEILHEHGIYFIVDGAQTAGHIPVDLGALPVDAYVFTGHKGLFGISGTGGFYIRDPEAVAPVRVGGTGTDSFSLLQPREMPERFEAGTPNHPGLAALAAGVEFVRSVGTDAIAEKAERQTALIIRELKEEPNILVYTERPALPIVSFSIREMDDDDLGFVLARAYGVVGRPGLHCAPLVHRAIDDGKGCVRLSLSWFTTDEECRTAARAIREVARHADRQVDSA